DNA sequence from the Chitinophaga flava genome:
AGCAGCAGCCCTGCCAGCAGGAGGATGCCCCTGGCCCACCATTGCTGGTACCATTGTGGCAGGATACTGACATTCAGGTTGAGTGGTTTGGACCAGTCGCTTTTATACTTACGGGCCCTCACCATCAGTTTGTAGCTGCCGGGTTGCAGGTCGGGGAACGGGATGATATTGGACATAGTAGTCACCCATCCGTTGGTCGTATCTCCCGAAAAATTATATTGGTATTCCACCAGCTCGGGCAGGTCGAACACGATGGTCCCGAACTCTGCTTCAAAAGAGGCTTTACGTTTGTACAGGTGAATAAAATCATTACCAGGCATATAGGTACTGTCGCCATACCGGATGTAACTGAGGTAAATCACGGGAGGTATGGTATCTACAGGCAGATGATCGCCTTTAAAGTAACAGAGACCGTTGGAGGTAGCAATGTACAGCTTGCCGTCATCCGTATACACACCGCGGATATCGTCAGACATTAGTCCGTCGTTGGAAGTGATATTACGGGTGATAGCCAGTTTGTGGATATCAATAACAGATACTCCTTTGTTGGTGGCCACATACAGGCGGTCCTGTCCATCGTAGTACAGTTGCTGGCAGATATCGCTGGCCAGATTGTTGGCAGACGACAGGTGTTTCACCATCGAATCGCCGTGCATGACATAGATGCCCTGGTCGCTGGTACCGATCCACAGGTAACCATTGATCCATTTAAGGTCTTTGATACTGAGTTTCCGGGAGGTATCGTTGCGGGAAGGTTCCAGTTTATGTTTGTTGTCGGAGCACCAATAGAGGCCATTGCTGGTACCTACAAAATAGGTAGAATCGCTTACACAGGCAATAGAGGTGACCATCATATCAAGGTCGCCGATGGTATAATCATCGAGGGCGATGATCTGATTTTTGGCGGCTATCCTGATTTTGCCGGAAGGCGATACTTCCACGTCCTTCAGCATTTTAACAGCTTTCAGCTGGGAAGTCTTAAAGGTGGCGGTATTAAAGAGCGCCAGGCCGTTGTCTGTACCGATCAGCACCTGATTTTCCTTATAGGGCACCATGGTGAGCAGGCTGTTACGGCCACTGGCAGTATCGATAGTGAACTGGCGGATAGTCCCGTTTCCGCTGATGGTATTCAGAATACCGGCATTTTGTCCTACCAGCAGCATATCATTTTTTTTGTCTTTACAGATGCTGAAGATAGAGTGGGAATAGAGTCCGTTAGTATTATCGAGATAGCTGAAATAAAAGTTTTTGTAGGGGATATTGTATACGCCGTCACCAAAGGTGGTAATCCAGATATTACCATCCCGGTCTTTCAGGAGGGAGGTAATATTGTGGTTATCCAGCAGTTTGATGATCTTTCTTTCTCCCTTAAAAAAGTCTTTGATGTAGTATAAGGTCCGTTGGGTACCTACCCAAAGGTTATCGTTATCGAGACAGATATTACTGATTTCGTCTTTGATACCCCAGTCTGCGCCGTTGAAAAAACACACCAGATCTTTGATGGTATAGGAGTATAAGGCATTTTTGAGT
Encoded proteins:
- a CDS encoding sensor histidine kinase, producing the protein MSITRFILLWWLVIFCTGYNALAQGLMIRNYNVKDGLANATVYAAVQDKDGFIWFATPTGVSKFDGKRFRNYAKKDGLTDNDVVKLAADTQGRLWFFTLNGKPSFYANSRIHSEYNDSSLAFNSGSHYMQYAFEGKKGVIWFFNTNSRIVQYNGKKTTYEKGSASGTNLLFLIRNDTIFHPLQNSFHVDGLRDPANPDQKILSLCPYPFDPELTSRVRDHSILILKNALYSYTIKDLVCFFNGADWGIKDEISNICLDNDNLWVGTQRTLYYIKDFFKGERKIIKLLDNHNITSLLKDRDGNIWITTFGDGVYNIPYKNFYFSYLDNTNGLYSHSIFSICKDKKNDMLLVGQNAGILNTISGNGTIRQFTIDTASGRNSLLTMVPYKENQVLIGTDNGLALFNTATFKTSQLKAVKMLKDVEVSPSGKIRIAAKNQIIALDDYTIGDLDMMVTSIACVSDSTYFVGTSNGLYWCSDNKHKLEPSRNDTSRKLSIKDLKWINGYLWIGTSDQGIYVMHGDSMVKHLSSANNLASDICQQLYYDGQDRLYVATNKGVSVIDIHKLAITRNITSNDGLMSDDIRGVYTDDGKLYIATSNGLCYFKGDHLPVDTIPPVIYLSYIRYGDSTYMPGNDFIHLYKRKASFEAEFGTIVFDLPELVEYQYNFSGDTTNGWVTTMSNIIPFPDLQPGSYKLMVRARKYKSDWSKPLNLNVSILPQWYQQWWARGILLLAGLLLILVVLRYIVKRIKQAEKRKTEYNRRIAELEAKALTNQMNPHFIFNSLNSVQHLILEKEEKQALNFLADFATLMRQMLNNSRKSYISLEEEIAFLTRYLELEKIRFAHSFTYHFIMEDTLKDYTIYIPPMIIQPIVENAIKHGLAPKNSSGTLEIRIEMVDDLLYCSVDDDGIGWDKSNSIKSSRLIKHESTALSVIKERLQIIKSFNGSVGKLEIIDKFKSGFGNKEGTLVEILIPIVKML